In one window of Archocentrus centrarchus isolate MPI-CPG fArcCen1 chromosome 11, fArcCen1, whole genome shotgun sequence DNA:
- the LOC115787561 gene encoding tRNA-dihydrouridine(47) synthase [NAD(P)(+)]-like yields MLCVSPQLHGRSREQRYTKLADWDYITTCAKLASPVPLFGNGDILSYEDAMKVRETGVSGIMIARGALIKPWIFTEIKESRHWDISSSERLDILKDFTNFGLEHWGSDTRGVEKTRTFLLEWLSFMCRYIPVGLLERVPQKINERPPYYMGRNYLETLMASQNVGDWIRISEMLLGPIPKNFQFLPKHKANSYK; encoded by the exons ATGTTGTGTGTTTCCCCACAGTTGCATGGCAGATCCAGAGAGCAGAGATACACAAAGTTAGCCGACTGGGACTACATAACAACATGTGCTAAGCTGGCTAGCCCTGTCCCACTTTTTG GTAATGGAGACATTCTGTCCTATGAGGATGCCATGAAAGTGAGGGAGACCGGCGTTTCTGGTATTATGATTGCACG GGGAGCTCTCATTAAGCCCTGGATCTTCACGGAGATCAAGGAGAGCAGACACTGGGACATCTCGTCCAGCGAGCGATTGGACATCCTGAAGGATTTCACCAACTTTGGTCTGGAGCACTGGGGCTCCGACACTCGAGGCGTGGAGAAGACACGCACCTTCCTGCTCGAGTGGCTCTCCTTCATGTGCCG aTATATTCCAGTGGGCCTGTTGGAGCGAGTGCCTCAGAAGATTAATGAGAGACCTCCGTACTACATGGGCAGAAACTATTTGGAGACATTAATGGCCAGTCAAAACGTTGGGGACTGGATCAGGATAAG tGAAATGCTGCTTGGACCCATACCAAAGAATTTCCAGTTCCTGCCCAAACATAAAGCCAACTCCTACAAGTGA
- the LOC115788240 gene encoding zinc finger protein 502-like: protein MPQDASTSVVICGEVFKSLAAQKEHKSTHMENGEYLCSECGWAFAWKSALVRHLKTHSVDADKSEESYKCPRCDLGFSCVSYLNRHLQTHQEERVHACNCGKSFTYRAALTAHQRIHQKERPHICTQCGKGFLYKGGLLSHMKIHSEEMPFMCSFCGKSFKRERDTNQTRADAFGERLYLCSDCGKGFFSHTELLKHERFHTGHKPFQCPHCGKKFTQSCYLTIHLRYHTGVRPYSCNECDKSFLSANRLKRHQ, encoded by the exons ATGCCTCAGGACGCCAGTACGAGTGTTGTGATCTGTGGAGAGGTCTTCAAGTCCTTGgctgctcaaaaagagcacaagAGCACCCACATGGAAAACGGCGAGTACCTGTGCTCGGAGTGTGGGTGGGCTTTCGCCTGGAAATCGGCACTGGTGAGGCACCTAAAGACCCACAGCGTGGATGCTGACAAGTCAGAGGAGTCTTACAAATGCCCTCGCTGTGATTTGGGTTTCAGCTGTGTCAGCTACCTCAACAGGCACCTCCAGACTCACCAAGAAGAAAGAGTTCATGCCTGCAACTGTGGAAAGAGCTTTACCTACCGGGCAGCTCTTACCGCACACCAGCGGATTCATCAGAAAGAGCGgccacacatatgcacacagtgTGGCAAGGGCTTCCTCTACAAGGGTGGTCTGCTGAGCCACATGAAGATCCACTCAGAGGAAATGCCATTCATGTGTTCGTTCTGCGGCAAGAGCTTCAAGAGAGAAC GCGACACTAATCAGACACGAGCTGACGCATTCGGTGAGAGGCTGTACCTCTGCTCCGACTGTGGGAAGGGTTTCTTCTCCCACACCGAGCTTTTGAAGCATGAGCGATTCCACACGGGCCACAAGCCCTTCCAGTGCCCCCACTGCGGTAAGAAGTTCACGCAGTCTTGCTACCTTACCATCCATCTGCGCTACCACACTGGAGTCCGGCCGTACTCCTGCAAcgagtgtgacaagagcttcctGAGCGCCAACCGCCTGAAGAGACACCAGTGA